In one Blastocatellia bacterium genomic region, the following are encoded:
- the aroF gene encoding 3-deoxy-7-phosphoheptulonate synthase — protein MGLDLKLVTRDAKPEKTLVPVGERIIGGEKFVVIAGPCAVENREMMLDIAARLKRMGLTMLRGGAFKPRTSPYSFQGLGEEGLKILAEARELTGMPVVTEVLSPEHVPLVARYADMLQIGARNMQNFELLKAVGEQPKPVLLKRGMAATLEEFLAAAEYILVRGNPYVVLCERGIRTFSDHSRFTLDLSLIPVLRTRTHLPIIVDPSHGTGNRQHVAPMALAAIAAGADGIIVEVHPDPEKALSDGPQSLYVEQMEKLLRDLEVIAPVVGRQLDLAYKPVLPTGWTRARPLRVAYQGEPGAFSEKAVYQYFGETAIAEAHPSFRDVFEAVAEHRCPFGVIPIENSLAGSIHENYDLLLEYDVAIVGELKLRIIHSLIAHEGTRLEDIRRLYAHPQAIAQCRAFLAAYPQWEIFQVYDTAGAVKYIREHNLRDAAAIASAQAAEAFGMAVLKEGIESDPRNYTRFLVISADHLVNERANKTSLIYSTPNKPGALFRTLQVFAEHKINLVKLESRPIAGRPWEYIFYVDLEGHLDQPEVAQALEQVRSLTEFLKVLGSYPASA, from the coding sequence ATGGGACTTGATTTGAAGCTGGTCACTCGTGATGCCAAACCGGAGAAGACGCTCGTTCCCGTCGGGGAGCGAATCATCGGTGGAGAAAAATTCGTGGTGATTGCCGGCCCCTGCGCCGTCGAGAATCGAGAGATGATGCTGGACATTGCCGCCCGGTTAAAACGAATGGGATTGACCATGCTGCGCGGGGGAGCGTTCAAGCCACGCACCTCTCCCTATAGCTTTCAGGGCCTCGGCGAAGAGGGATTGAAGATTTTAGCCGAAGCTCGCGAACTGACCGGGATGCCGGTGGTGACCGAAGTTCTCTCTCCCGAGCACGTGCCGCTGGTAGCCCGTTATGCCGACATGCTGCAAATTGGTGCCCGGAACATGCAGAACTTCGAGCTGCTCAAGGCCGTAGGCGAGCAGCCCAAGCCCGTGCTCCTGAAGCGAGGAATGGCGGCGACGCTGGAGGAATTTCTGGCCGCTGCTGAGTATATCCTCGTGCGAGGCAATCCCTATGTCGTGTTGTGCGAGCGGGGCATTCGCACCTTTTCAGATCATTCCCGGTTCACGCTCGATCTGAGCCTCATCCCGGTGCTTCGGACCCGGACGCACCTGCCCATCATCGTTGATCCCAGTCACGGGACGGGCAATCGTCAGCATGTCGCGCCCATGGCCCTGGCGGCGATCGCCGCCGGAGCCGATGGCATCATCGTGGAGGTTCATCCGGATCCGGAGAAAGCCCTCTCAGATGGACCTCAGAGCCTCTACGTCGAACAGATGGAGAAGCTGCTCCGCGATCTGGAAGTAATTGCACCGGTCGTGGGCCGGCAGTTGGACCTCGCCTACAAACCGGTTTTGCCGACGGGATGGACCAGGGCCCGCCCCTTGCGCGTGGCCTATCAGGGGGAGCCCGGAGCCTTCAGCGAGAAAGCTGTCTATCAGTATTTTGGCGAGACGGCCATCGCCGAAGCTCACCCTTCCTTTCGCGATGTATTCGAGGCCGTCGCCGAGCATCGCTGCCCGTTTGGCGTCATCCCCATCGAGAACTCACTCGCGGGCAGCATTCATGAGAACTACGACCTGTTGCTCGAATACGATGTGGCTATTGTTGGCGAGTTGAAGCTGCGCATCATTCACAGCCTCATCGCGCATGAGGGGACGCGCCTGGAGGACATTCGCCGCCTCTACGCCCATCCTCAAGCCATCGCTCAATGTCGAGCCTTTCTCGCCGCTTATCCTCAGTGGGAGATTTTCCAGGTCTATGATACGGCGGGAGCCGTCAAGTATATCCGTGAACACAATCTGCGCGATGCCGCCGCTATTGCCAGCGCGCAGGCTGCCGAGGCCTTCGGTATGGCCGTCCTCAAAGAGGGCATCGAGTCCGATCCCCGAAATTACACCCGCTTTCTGGTTATTTCGGCAGACCATCTGGTGAACGAGAGAGCCAACAAGACCTCGCTCATCTACAGCACGCCGAACAAGCCGGGCGCGCTCTTTCGCACGCTTCAGGTTTTCGCCGAGCACAAGATCAACCTGGTCAAGCTCGAATCCCGACCAATCGCCGGACGACCGTGGGAGTATATCTTCTACGTGGATCTGGAAGGTCATCTCGATCAGCCGGAGGTCGCCCAAGCGTTAGAACAGGTGCGATCGCTTACCGAGTTTTTGAAGGTCCTCGGCTCCTATCCGGCATCGGCTTGA
- a CDS encoding DedA family protein codes for MIAEILTLVSLFIITTINALGYSGVVLLMAIESACIPLPSEIIMPFAGSLVPRRFTLWGLGLAGAIGCVLGSLAAYWVGMYGGRPLIERYGRYVLISRHDLDLADRWFEKYGESIVFTARLLPIIRTFIAFPAGVARMNLTKFVVYTFLGSYPWCYGLAYAGKVLGDNWESLREYFHKFDLVIGALIVLSVVWWVRRHIRLERSAAGRP; via the coding sequence ATGATTGCCGAAATTCTCACGCTTGTCTCTCTGTTCATCATCACGACGATCAATGCGCTCGGCTATAGCGGCGTCGTCCTGCTCATGGCCATTGAGAGCGCCTGTATTCCGCTCCCCTCGGAGATCATCATGCCGTTTGCCGGATCGCTCGTGCCGCGACGGTTCACCCTATGGGGATTGGGATTGGCCGGTGCCATCGGCTGCGTGCTGGGATCCCTTGCGGCCTACTGGGTCGGGATGTATGGCGGGCGTCCCCTGATCGAGCGCTACGGGCGATATGTCTTGATTTCTCGACACGATCTGGACCTGGCCGACCGCTGGTTCGAGAAATATGGCGAGTCCATTGTCTTCACAGCCCGTTTGCTTCCCATCATTCGCACGTTCATCGCTTTTCCCGCGGGTGTGGCCCGAATGAATCTCACCAAATTCGTCGTTTACACGTTCCTCGGGTCCTACCCCTGGTGCTACGGTCTGGCCTATGCGGGAAAAGTTCTCGGCGATAATTGGGAGAGCCTGCGCGAGTACTTCCACAAATTCGATCTCGTCATCGGTGCTTTGATCGTGCTCAGCGTCGTGTGGTGGGTTCGCCGCCACATCCGACTGGAACGCTCAGCCGCGGGGAGACCCTGA
- the surE gene encoding 5'/3'-nucleotidase SurE — protein MPKILITNDDGIHAEGIRALEVALRDLGQVIVVAPSHEVSAASHALTLGRPLRIDRIDDTHYAVDGTPTDCITLAMCKIIAGEPPDLIVSGINHGGNLGDDVLYSGTVAGALEALVYGLPGIAISQVGRGTYDFQPAAQFARLAAKKVLEEGLPERTVLNINVPRGVIRGVRVTHQGTKIVRTRIHEGIDPRGREYYWIGEEHATWNHEEMSDYEAIREGYISVTPLQNNLTNFRVLNDLHSWTFLSHDVHTTRAQ, from the coding sequence ATGCCAAAGATTTTGATCACCAACGATGATGGGATTCATGCTGAGGGGATTCGGGCGCTGGAAGTTGCGCTGCGCGATCTCGGTCAGGTGATCGTCGTCGCTCCCTCGCATGAGGTGAGCGCGGCGTCTCATGCCTTAACGCTCGGACGACCCCTGCGCATTGATCGGATTGATGACACGCACTATGCCGTTGACGGCACGCCGACGGATTGCATCACGCTGGCCATGTGCAAGATCATTGCGGGAGAACCGCCGGATCTGATCGTCTCGGGGATCAATCATGGGGGGAATCTCGGCGATGATGTCCTTTATTCGGGAACAGTGGCCGGAGCGCTCGAAGCCCTCGTCTACGGTCTGCCCGGCATCGCCATCTCTCAGGTCGGTCGTGGCACCTATGATTTTCAACCGGCGGCTCAGTTCGCTCGGCTGGCTGCCAAGAAGGTGCTCGAAGAGGGATTACCGGAGCGCACCGTCCTCAACATCAATGTTCCTCGCGGAGTGATTCGCGGCGTCCGCGTCACGCATCAAGGGACGAAGATCGTTCGCACGCGCATTCATGAGGGAATTGATCCGCGCGGCCGCGAATATTACTGGATCGGTGAGGAGCATGCGACCTGGAATCATGAGGAAATGAGCGATTATGAAGCCATTCGGGAAGGGTACATCTCGGTGACCCCGCTTCAGAACAATCTGACGAATTTCCGGGTGTTGAACGACCTTCACTCCTGGACCTTCCTCTCGCATGATGTTCACACCACTCGCGCCCAATGA
- a CDS encoding GxxExxY protein, with protein sequence MELLEKELTEKIIAACIEVSNELGPGFLESLYEKALLIALAEKGLTAQAQVPLRVQFRNRVVGEFYADILVEGRVIVELKAAKALTGEHEAQLLNYLKATGMKVGLLVDFGRPRLEWKRLVF encoded by the coding sequence ATGGAGCTTTTGGAAAAAGAATTGACGGAAAAGATCATTGCCGCCTGTATTGAGGTTTCTAACGAGCTTGGACCGGGATTCTTGGAAAGCCTCTATGAGAAAGCTTTGTTGATCGCTCTCGCAGAGAAGGGATTGACGGCGCAAGCACAGGTGCCTTTGCGAGTACAGTTTCGGAACCGCGTCGTTGGTGAATTCTATGCTGACATCCTTGTTGAAGGACGCGTCATTGTCGAGTTAAAGGCAGCGAAAGCCCTGACTGGCGAGCATGAGGCTCAGTTGCTCAATTACTTAAAAGCCACCGGGATGAAGGTCGGCCTGCTCGTTGATTTTGGCAGGCCTCGACTTGAATGGAAGCGATTGGTATTTTGA
- a CDS encoding protein-L-isoaspartate(D-aspartate) O-methyltransferase — MFTPLAPNDDPYALARQRMVERLRQKGIRDERVLAAMATVPRHLFVEEALWHRAYEDHALPIGYGQTISQPYMVALMTELLRVQPGERVLEIGAGSGYQTAILAVLGAEVYAVERIPELAQRAQARLEALGITTARVRASDGTLGWPEAAPFDAILVAAGSPAIPRPLVDQLIVGGRLVIPVGDETQQDLVRLWKGETENKIEYHGGCIFVKLIGAHGWSE, encoded by the coding sequence ATGTTCACACCACTCGCGCCCAATGACGATCCTTATGCGCTTGCTCGCCAGCGGATGGTCGAGCGCCTTCGACAAAAGGGAATCCGCGATGAACGCGTGCTCGCGGCGATGGCCACGGTGCCGCGTCATCTTTTTGTCGAGGAAGCGTTGTGGCATCGAGCCTATGAGGATCACGCTCTTCCCATCGGTTACGGGCAGACGATTTCCCAGCCCTACATGGTCGCGCTCATGACCGAGTTACTGCGGGTTCAGCCCGGCGAGCGGGTCTTAGAGATTGGCGCCGGATCCGGTTATCAAACGGCGATTCTGGCCGTGCTTGGAGCCGAGGTTTATGCCGTGGAGCGGATCCCGGAACTGGCCCAGCGCGCCCAGGCTCGCCTTGAAGCCCTGGGCATAACCACCGCGCGGGTGCGTGCTTCGGATGGAACGCTGGGCTGGCCTGAAGCGGCTCCTTTCGATGCCATTTTGGTAGCGGCGGGCAGTCCGGCAATCCCCCGGCCGCTCGTTGATCAATTAATCGTCGGCGGACGCCTCGTCATCCCCGTCGGAGATGAGACGCAGCAGGACCTGGTGCGCCTGTGGAAGGGCGAGACGGAAAATAAAATCGAATATCATGGCGGCTGCATCTTCGTGAAACTCATCGGGGCTCACGGCTGGTCAGAATGA
- a CDS encoding Uma2 family endonuclease: MSLAVKVIGPESEETLQAFLLRIPGWTEERYFEEAPEMWFVEFEDGELIMHSPVNIRHQAITQFLTVLLRVVVRSRGLGDVLCGPAVVRLRPGLNYEPDIFVVPAEQRDRLEKQHFSGTPLLVVEVISPATRHHDLVTKALAYRQHQVPEYWAVDPEQAILHQHLLPDDPMAPYRVTTHTQGRVESHALPGFWIDVGWLWQEPLPDELACLEQILAR, encoded by the coding sequence ATGAGCTTGGCTGTGAAAGTCATTGGACCGGAGAGTGAGGAGACATTGCAAGCCTTCCTGCTGCGCATCCCTGGCTGGACTGAAGAGCGGTACTTCGAGGAAGCGCCCGAAATGTGGTTCGTTGAATTTGAGGATGGAGAGTTGATCATGCACTCACCGGTGAATATCAGACATCAGGCGATCACTCAGTTTTTGACTGTCTTGCTTCGGGTTGTTGTTCGGAGTCGAGGTCTTGGCGATGTCCTTTGTGGCCCTGCAGTGGTGCGGCTGCGTCCTGGCTTGAATTATGAGCCGGACATTTTCGTCGTCCCTGCCGAGCAGCGGGATCGCCTGGAAAAGCAGCATTTCTCCGGAACGCCGCTCCTGGTGGTGGAAGTGATCTCTCCTGCGACGCGCCATCATGATCTGGTGACGAAGGCCCTTGCCTATCGGCAACATCAGGTGCCGGAATACTGGGCTGTTGACCCTGAACAGGCAATTCTTCACCAACATCTCCTCCCTGATGACCCGATGGCCCCCTATCGGGTGACGACCCACACGCAAGGTCGAGTGGAGAGTCACGCTCTGCCCGGTTTCTGGATAGACGTCGGCTGGCTGTGGCAAGAGCCGTTGCCCGATGAGCTGGCCTGTCTGGAGCAGATTCTGGCTCGATAG
- a CDS encoding tetratricopeptide repeat protein — translation MLLSLAQSIALCQSPEPLSRPKAVDNPVSPNKAEIAGYIRLVQDNRGVSSVLVRLETDTGTLVAQTWTSHSGRFEFPGIGCGYYVIAVDVPGYKPIRIPVEHSFESFDQVLYLVPGVNEYLSEGASSRPPHIPLSARREYEKAQQALAKKNLASGIEHLRQTLRLAPDFEEASFQLSLAYLQQGALEQSREILEKALRLNPSSARFSTLLGIVLARQQRTDLAVKAFKQAIARDDRAWRAHFELGRILMFEGNFDEAYDHARQAHRLNPRSAMVHLLLYNLSLLRRDFQAALTEAEELLDQFPDTPWTPQIRERRERLRKVLGLS, via the coding sequence TTGCTCCTGAGCCTTGCCCAGAGCATCGCACTATGTCAGAGTCCTGAGCCGCTCTCCCGGCCGAAGGCAGTTGACAATCCGGTAAGTCCGAATAAGGCGGAAATCGCCGGATACATTCGCCTGGTGCAAGACAACCGGGGCGTCAGCTCGGTGTTGGTTCGTCTGGAGACAGACACGGGGACATTAGTCGCCCAAACCTGGACGAGCCACTCCGGGAGATTTGAGTTTCCCGGCATTGGCTGCGGCTATTATGTGATCGCCGTTGATGTGCCGGGCTACAAGCCGATTCGCATTCCGGTCGAGCATTCGTTTGAGTCCTTCGATCAGGTTCTCTACCTGGTGCCGGGCGTGAATGAGTACCTTTCAGAGGGTGCTTCTTCGCGGCCCCCGCACATTCCGCTCTCGGCCCGGCGAGAGTACGAAAAGGCCCAACAGGCCCTGGCCAAGAAGAACTTGGCAAGCGGTATCGAGCACCTTCGCCAGACGCTCCGGCTCGCACCTGATTTTGAGGAGGCTTCTTTTCAACTGAGCCTGGCGTACCTGCAACAAGGAGCCCTGGAACAATCGCGGGAGATTTTGGAGAAAGCTCTTCGGCTGAACCCGAGCAGTGCTCGCTTCTCCACCCTGCTGGGAATAGTCCTGGCCAGACAGCAGCGCACCGATCTGGCAGTGAAGGCGTTCAAGCAAGCCATTGCCCGAGATGATCGCGCCTGGCGCGCTCACTTCGAGTTAGGACGAATCCTGATGTTCGAGGGGAACTTCGATGAAGCCTACGATCATGCCCGCCAGGCACATCGGTTGAATCCTCGATCTGCGATGGTTCACTTGCTGCTCTATAATCTCTCGCTTTTGCGACGGGACTTTCAAGCCGCCCTGACCGAAGCCGAGGAGCTGCTGGATCAATTTCCCGACACCCCCTGGACTCCCCAAATCCGCGAGCGAAGGGAGAGGTTGCGGAAAGTATTAGGGCTTTCGTAA
- a CDS encoding nicotinate-nicotinamide nucleotide adenylyltransferase: MTDPARDIRSQVRDRRARLERASRPTIELLVPARSRLRRGGRLGVFPASFNPVTRAHVEIISRARADHQLEEMLLLPSLTNADKTAYEASLEDRLALLLVACGDDPAISLGIASHPFFVDLLPPLNELYDHPQIFFIMGSDTLVRVLDKEGHYYRRYHRSYRDRLEPLVELFAASQILVATRTPFANEDLDRWLDGPEAAFRPRIHLLELPEDVRGISASAVRQRIRQGEPITSLVPPAVERYLTEHNLYGSGSPRG; the protein is encoded by the coding sequence ATGACGGATCCGGCGAGAGATATCCGAAGCCAGGTGCGCGACCGGCGTGCTCGGCTCGAACGCGCCTCCCGGCCGACGATCGAATTGCTCGTTCCGGCGCGCTCCCGACTGCGTCGGGGAGGACGATTGGGCGTCTTCCCCGCGTCATTCAATCCGGTGACGCGGGCGCACGTGGAGATCATCTCTCGCGCACGAGCCGATCATCAACTGGAAGAAATGTTGCTTTTGCCGAGCCTCACCAATGCCGACAAGACCGCCTACGAAGCGTCGCTCGAAGATCGCCTGGCCTTGCTTCTGGTGGCCTGCGGAGACGATCCCGCGATCTCTCTGGGTATCGCCAGCCACCCCTTTTTCGTGGATCTCCTCCCCCCGCTCAACGAGCTGTATGACCACCCTCAGATTTTCTTCATCATGGGATCGGACACCCTTGTTCGGGTACTGGACAAAGAGGGGCACTACTATCGGCGCTATCATCGGTCGTACAGGGATCGTCTGGAACCACTCGTCGAACTTTTTGCCGCCAGTCAGATTCTGGTTGCGACGCGCACGCCGTTTGCGAACGAGGATCTCGATCGCTGGCTCGATGGCCCGGAGGCGGCCTTCCGCCCTCGCATTCATCTGCTCGAGCTGCCGGAAGACGTGAGAGGAATCTCCGCCAGCGCCGTCCGCCAGCGCATCCGACAGGGAGAGCCGATCACGTCGCTGGTTCCCCCGGCGGTGGAACGATATCTCACCGAACACAACCTCTACGGCTCAGGGTCTCCCCGCGGCTGA
- a CDS encoding sigma-54 dependent transcriptional regulator: MGQRILIIDDDASLVEALTGLLGQAGYEVRSAETAEAALELLRRESIELALLDIRLGTASGLDLLPQLKVLRPEMSVIVLTGVGTIAAAVETMQRGADNFIEKPIDPPRFLALVAKGLEAYALRRKALQLERLSAPSQPFICGEGSAMRDVLRLAEAVAARETTVLLCGETGTGKGLLARFIHEASPRRKGPFVELNCAGLSRELTESELFGHERGAFTGAVERKIGLFEAAGGGTLFLDEIGEMDQGVQAKLLNALEQKRFRRLGGVTEIEVDVRLIAATNRDLEQDVATGRFRKDLFYQLSTFMLHLPPLRQRREDIIPLALHFLGECQMHQSPVRGLSREVEELLLKYDWPGNVRELKNVIERATILCPPGSELLPIHLPPLRPSANADGKAQILDAEGVATGRASFEGSFAADQPLSVGPSSSISRAVEEAERHLLQLALHAHDWNVSATARDLGISRDTLYRKIKKYNLAPER; this comes from the coding sequence ATGGGGCAGAGGATATTGATCATTGATGACGATGCGTCGTTGGTGGAGGCGTTGACGGGGTTACTCGGTCAGGCCGGGTACGAGGTGCGCTCGGCCGAGACCGCCGAAGCCGCCCTCGAACTGCTGCGCCGTGAATCAATCGAGCTGGCGCTTCTGGACATTCGGCTGGGAACTGCAAGCGGCCTTGATCTGTTACCGCAGCTCAAAGTACTCCGCCCGGAGATGTCGGTGATTGTGCTGACCGGCGTCGGAACGATTGCAGCGGCGGTGGAGACCATGCAACGGGGCGCAGATAATTTCATCGAGAAGCCGATTGACCCACCCCGATTTCTGGCTCTGGTGGCCAAAGGGTTGGAAGCTTACGCGCTTCGCCGCAAAGCCCTTCAGCTCGAACGACTCTCCGCGCCCTCGCAGCCCTTCATCTGCGGCGAAGGCAGCGCCATGCGCGACGTGTTGCGACTGGCCGAGGCTGTGGCAGCGCGCGAGACTACCGTCTTGCTCTGTGGAGAAACCGGCACGGGGAAGGGTCTGCTGGCCCGCTTCATTCACGAAGCGTCGCCGCGAAGGAAGGGGCCCTTCGTCGAGCTGAACTGCGCCGGTCTGTCGCGCGAGCTGACCGAATCGGAACTCTTCGGGCACGAGCGCGGCGCGTTCACCGGCGCCGTCGAGCGCAAAATCGGCCTGTTTGAAGCCGCTGGTGGCGGAACGCTTTTTCTGGATGAGATTGGCGAGATGGATCAGGGCGTGCAGGCCAAGCTCCTGAATGCCCTCGAACAAAAGCGATTCCGGCGCCTGGGCGGAGTGACCGAGATCGAAGTAGACGTGCGCCTCATTGCGGCCACCAATCGGGATTTGGAGCAGGATGTCGCGACGGGACGATTTCGCAAGGACCTCTTCTATCAGTTGAGTACGTTCATGCTCCACTTGCCGCCCTTGCGGCAGCGGCGCGAAGACATTATCCCCCTTGCCTTGCACTTTCTCGGGGAGTGTCAAATGCATCAGAGTCCGGTGCGGGGCCTTTCACGGGAGGTCGAGGAACTCCTCCTCAAATACGACTGGCCGGGCAACGTGCGCGAACTGAAAAACGTGATCGAGCGGGCGACTATTTTATGTCCGCCGGGCTCGGAACTGTTACCCATCCACTTGCCGCCGCTTCGACCCTCTGCGAATGCCGACGGTAAGGCTCAAATCTTGGATGCTGAAGGAGTGGCCACTGGTCGGGCCTCCTTTGAGGGTTCGTTTGCTGCTGACCAGCCTCTCTCTGTCGGCCCTTCATCCTCCATCTCCCGGGCCGTCGAAGAGGCCGAACGCCACCTGCTGCAACTGGCGCTTCACGCTCACGACTGGAACGTGTCGGCGACTGCACGCGATCTGGGCATCTCTCGTGATACGCTCTACCGCAAGATCAAAAAATACAACCTCGCGCCGGAGCGATGA
- a CDS encoding ASPIC/UnbV domain-containing protein, translated as MLRNDGGNRNHWLTLRLVGTRSNRSAIGTRVRALLGGMTLTAEVRSGGSYISHNDARIHFGLGRKARIERLEIRWPSGRVQTFDNMEADRFVQLKEGGEPETVRLRKP; from the coding sequence TTGCTGCGCAATGACGGCGGGAACCGGAATCACTGGCTGACGCTGCGACTCGTGGGAACCAGGAGCAATCGCAGTGCCATCGGAACCCGGGTTCGCGCGCTGCTCGGCGGCATGACGCTGACGGCAGAGGTGCGCAGCGGCGGGAGCTATATTTCCCACAACGATGCCCGAATCCATTTCGGCTTGGGGCGTAAGGCCAGGATCGAACGCCTGGAAATCCGTTGGCCCAGCGGACGCGTGCAAACCTTCGATAACATGGAGGCTGACCGCTTTGTTCAACTCAAGGAAGGAGGAGAGCCGGAGACGGTGCGGTTACGAAAGCCCTAA